One Setaria italica strain Yugu1 chromosome I, Setaria_italica_v2.0, whole genome shotgun sequence DNA window includes the following coding sequences:
- the LOC101755308 gene encoding uncharacterized protein LOC101755308 yields the protein MLRCLYTQRRWAHRRGGFVTGGTGWSKPPPPGLGPAAGAGAKKSEWWAVDGEMHEIGDGVPHRERFAIPRDNLPNRRRKQMREQFMRRTRLVLKDSEHETWCKKYMELYQELRENWERLYWDEGYSKKIAESHANYDSAEEDDLDFSPYSRRRQSNLESNKDLHFGVNKQGETWERVTQIRDKFEYDRERRMRERAFAPMNMESNFGRHDLRFRSQDDSNFAPTDASDDFGSHGQTFGHRSDRSFQNSSSFRNHGDSRFQNESNFRNQRESDFQHKSSFGNHRYPNFQNQRDTRDHAFDD from the exons ATGCTGCGCTGCCTGTACACGCAGCGGCGGTGGgcgcaccgccgcggcggcttcGTGACCGGCGGCACCGGCTggtccaagccgccgccgccgggcctcggccccgccgcgggggcgggcgCGAAGAAGTCGGAGTGGTGGGCGGTGGACGGGGAGATGCACGAGATCGGGGACGGCGTGCCGCACCGCGAGCGCTTCGCCATCCCGCGGGATAACCTCCCCAACCGCCGCCGGAAGCAGATGCGGGAGCAGTTCATGCGCCGCACGCGCCTCGTCCTCAAGGACTCG GAACACGAAACATGGTGCAAAAAGTACATGGAACTATACCAAGAACTTAGAGAAAACTGGGAAAGGTTGTATTGGGATGAAGGTTATTCAAAAAAGATTGCTGAATCTCATGCTAATTATGACTCTGCTGAAGAAGATGATCTTGACTTCTCGCCATACAG TAGGAGAAGGCAGTCCAATTTAGAATCAAACAAG GACCTTCACTTTGGGGTGAACAAACAAGGTGAAACGTGGGAAAGGGTTACTCAAATTCGTGACAAATTTGAATATGACAGAGAAAGGAGAATGAGAGAACGAG CATTTGCTCCCATGAACATGGAGAGCAATTTTGGTCGGCATGATCTGAGATTTAGAAGCCAGGATGATTCAAATTTTGCTCCGACAGATGCGAGTGACGATTTTGGCTCTCATGGTCAGACTTTCGGACACCGTTCTGATCGAAGTTTCCAAAACAGCTCAAGTTTCAGGAACCATGGCGATTCAAGGTTCCAAAATGAATCAAATTTCAGAAACCAACGTGAATCAGATTTCCAACACAAATCAAGTTTTGGAAATCACCGGTATCCAAATTTCCAAAACCAACGTGACACCAGAGACCATGCATTTGATGACTAG
- the LOC101754906 gene encoding 40S ribosomal protein S27, translating into MVLQNDIDLLNPPAELEKLKHKKKRLVQSPNSFFMDVKCQGCFSITTVFSHSQTVVVCPGCQTVLCQPTGGKARLTEGCSFRKKGD; encoded by the exons ATG GTGCTCCAGAACGACATCGACCTGCTCAACCCCCCGGCGGAGCTCGAGAAGCTCAAGCACAAGAAGAAGCGCCTCGTCCAGTCCCCCAACTCTTTCTTCATG GACGTCAAGTGCCAGGGATGCTTCAGCAT AACCACTGTTTTCAGCCACTCCCAGACTGTTGTGGTGTGCCCAGGCTGCCAAACTGTCCTCTGCCAGCCCACTGGAGGAAAGGCCAGGCTCACGGAGGGCTGCTCCTTCCGCAAGAAGGGAGACTAG
- the LOC101756538 gene encoding putative nuclease HARBI1 has product MRRPLFLKIVEALSGWDEYFTLRPDALNRPGFSPIHKCTVAIRQLAYGGSADQLDEYLKMGESTGVECLKKFVKGIIEVYGEEYLRRPTVQDVERLLEIGERRGFPGMLGSIDCMHWHWEKCPNAWKGQYTRGDHGVPTIILEAVASHDRWIWHAFFGVAGSNNDINVLSHSDLFVKELRGEAPQVQYFVNGRQYTKGYYLADGIYPDWAVFVKSIRAPQSAEHKLYSEHQEGERKDVECAFGILQSRFCILRRPARLYDQGDLENIMLACIILHNMIIEDEKDIEDDSFDLNEEGTTSTVQASTIAHGYDPVMEEVIQRSAEIRDREAHRQLQSDLIDHIWQKFGNRTN; this is encoded by the coding sequence ATGAGGAGACCCCTCTTTCTGAAGATTGTTGAGGCCTTGAGTGGATGGGATGAGTATTTCACCTTGAGACCGGATGCTCTGAATCGTCCCGGGTTCTCACCAATTCATAAGTGTACGGTAGCTATCCGTCAATTAGCATATGGCGGCTCAGCAGACCAGCTTGATGAGTATCTGAAGATGGGAGAAAGTACTGGTGTGGAGTGCTTGAAAAAGTTTGTTAAGGGAATCATTGAAGTATATGGTGAAGAGTACTTGAGACGCCCCACAGTACAAGATGTTGAACGACTGTTGGAGATCGGTGAGCGTCGTGGTTTTCCTGGCATGTTAGGGAGCATTGACTGTATGCATTGGCATTGGGAAAAATGTCCCAATGCATGGAAGGGACAATATACTCGTGGTGATCATGGTGTACCAACCATCATTCTAGAGGCTGTTGCTTCGCATGACCGATGGATATGGCATGCTTTCTTTGGAGTGGCGGGATCCAACAATGACATCAATGTGCTGAGTCATTCTGATTTGTTCGTCAAGGAATTAAGAGGAGAAGCTCCACAGGTGCAGTACTTTGTGAATGGAAGGCAATATACCAAAGGTTATTATCTTGCAGATGGAATATACCCAGACTGGGCTGTTTTTGTCAAATCCATACGCGCACCACAATCAGCTGAGCACAAGCTGTATTCAGAACATCAAGAGGGGGAAAGAAAGGATGTTGAATGTGCATTTGGCATTTTACAATCTCGTTTTTGCATTTTGCGTCGGCCGGCACGTCTATATGATCAAGGGGATCTTGAGAATATCATGTTAGCTTGTATAATACTTCACAACATGATAATCGAGGACGAGAAGGATATAGAGGATGATTCGTTTGACCTGAACGAGGAAGGAACCACGTCTACTGTTCAGGCGTCTACAATCGCTCATGGATATGATCCGGTGATGGAGGAGGTAATACAGAGAAGTGCCGAGATTCGTGATCGTGAAGCTCACAGGCAACTACAATCTGATTTGATTGATCACATTTGGCAAAAGTTTGGGAATCGAACTAATTAG
- the LOC101754505 gene encoding protein DMP6, with translation MASSRPSGGDAEAPLLSASGSGAQTAPVPTTTVVGKALSSTADLAKHLPTGAVLAFEMLSPSVTADGTCNAANRALTGCLIGACALCCFVLCFTDSYRDAATGALRYGFVTPSGRLLPVEGGGPPPPRDERYRLTARDVAHGLLSFAVFLAVAMVDRNVVACFYPVESASTRQLLAAVPVAAGAAGSFLFAMFPSTRRGIGFPVGSS, from the coding sequence ATGGCATCATCACGACCGTCCGGCGGCGACGCAGAGGCGCCGCTGCTGTCGGCCAGCGGCAGTGGCGCGCAGACGGCGCCGGTTCCGACGACGACCGTCGTCGGCAAGGCGCTGAGCAGCACGGCGGACCTCGCCAAGCACCTCCCCACGGGCGCCGTGCTCGCCTTCGAGATGCTCTCGCCGTCCGTCACCGCCGACGGCACCTGCAACGCGGCGAACCGCGCCCTGACGGGCTGCCTCATCGGCGCCTGCGCGCTCTGCTGCTTCGTGCTCTGCTTCACCGACAGCTACCGCGACGCCGCCACGGGCGCCCTGCGGTACGGCTTCGTCACGCCCAGCGGCCGCCTGCTCCCCGTCGAGGGgggcggcccgccgccgccgcgggacgaGAGGTACCGGCTGACCGCGCGCGACGTCGCGCACGGGCTGCTCTCGTTCGCGGTGTTCCTGGCCGTCGCCATGGTGGACCGCAACGTGGTCGCGTGCTTCTACCCCGTCGAGTCGGCGTCGACGAGGCAGCTGCTGGCCGCCGTGcccgtggccgccggcgccgcggggaGCTTCCTCTTCGCCATGTTCCCGTCCACGCGCCGGGGGATCGGCTTCCCCGTGGGGTCGTCCTGA